From one Paramormyrops kingsleyae isolate MSU_618 chromosome 1, PKINGS_0.4, whole genome shotgun sequence genomic stretch:
- the LOC111833308 gene encoding cyclin-dependent kinase inhibitor 1B, with amino-acid sequence MSDVRLSNGSPPLERMEARVSDFPKPSACRVLFGMPNHEELQRELSERLREIEEAKSDKWNFDFAAHRPLPPGRYKWEPVDDAPEFYGGPRCTPADSRPADAAAENGVDVNGHGGSVQESAGARPPEHISEGQTDCKERATSQKRKRASADCSSQKKRSRNSSDEVIRNPVVPHSVENTPRKSSPKTQT; translated from the exons ATGTCAGATGTGCGGCTCTCGAATGGGAGTCCCCCCCTGGAGAGGATGGAGGCGCGGGTGTCGGACTTCCCGAAGCCGTCAGCCTGCAGGGTGCTGTTCGGGATGCCGAACCATGAGGAGCTGCAGCGGGAGTTAAGCGAGCGCCTGCGGGAGATCGAGGAGGCCAAAAGCGACAAGTGGAATTTCGACTTTGCGGCTCACAGGCCGCTCCCGCCCGGGAGGTACAAGTGGGAGCCGGTGGACGACGCCCCCGAGTTTTACGGCGGACCGCGCTGCACGCCAGCGGACTCCCGGCCAGCGGACGCTGCAGCGGAGAACGGCGTGGATGTTAATGGACACGGCGGCTCGGTGCAGGAGAGCGCCGGAGCCCGGCCGCCTGAACACATCTCGGAAGGGCAAACGGACTGCAAGGAGCGGGCGACGAGTCAGAAGAGAAAGCGAGCGAGTGCCG ATTGCTCGTCGCAAAAAAAACGATCGCGGAACAGTTCGGATGAAGTTATTCGTAACCCAGTTGTCCCCCATTCGGTTGAAAACACACCCAGGAAATCCAGCCCAAAGACTCAAACGTGA
- the LOC111833307 gene encoding tyrosine--tRNA ligase, mitochondrial-like: MAAPIAKSWKLFARHKYYLLSGLKNVNPGLYPRHASSGSSEWGFLYLLNQRGVLEDILPESGQLSLSRLLHSGAQTVYCGFDPTADSLHIGNLLPVIALMHFRNAGHNVVAVIGEATAQIGDPCGKPVERDRLSVGTMKENARGVRNCLQRLFIHHELCFSSEHQKLGSVAVLNNASWYRGWSAVSFLSEVGRHFRMGALLSRHGVQSRLKSAEGLNLTEFTYQLLQAYDFYHLHQHQDCRIQVGGADQLGNIASGQEFIHKMTGQDVYGLTVPLVASFAGDKLGKTAGNALWLDRERTSPFELFQYFLRQPDSCVERYLRLFTFLSLEEVGHVMEEQKQDPGKRSAQRQLAEEVTRLVHGEDGVESARRCTDALYHGSLEALQEMSDVELQELFREVPVCELVLEPRFTVLDVCRKAGAVPDGPRGSRMVKEGAVWLNHCRVDCAEQLISQDNHILANGLTLLRVGKRNFYILKWLTS, translated from the exons ATGGCGGCGCCCATAGCGAAGTCATGGAAGTTGTTCGCGAGACATAAATACTACTTATTATCAGGATTGAAAAATGTGAATCCCGGATTATACCCAAGGCACGCCTCCTCAGGGAGCAGTGAATGGGGATTTCTGTATTTGTTAAACCAAAGGGGGGTTTTAGAGGACATTCTTCCCGAGTCTGGCCAGCTGTCGCTGTCTCGGCTCTTGCATTCGGGCGCACAGACGGTGTACTGCGGCTTCGACCCCACGGCCGACAGCCTGCACATCGGGAACCTGCTACCCGTCATCGCCCTAATGCACTTCCGTAACGCCGGACACAATGTCGTAGCAGTCATCGGCGAAGCCACTGCCCAGATCGGGGATCCTTGCGGCAAGCCCGTGGAACGGGACCGACTATCCGTCGGTACAATGAAGGAGAACGCCAGGGGCGTCAGAAATTGCCTGCAACGATTATTCATCCATCATGAACTGTGCTTCTCAAGCGAGCATCAGAAGCTTGGATCGGTGGCAGTGCTAAACAATGCCAGCTGGTACCGCGGATGGAGTGCCGTATCTTTCCTGTCCGAGGTGGGGAGACACTTCCGAATGGGGGCGCTGTTAAGCAGACACGGCGTTCAGTCGCGACTGAAGAGTGCCGAGGGCCTGAATCTGACCGAGTTCACGTACCAGCTCCTTCAAGCCTACGACTTCTATCACCTACATCAGCACCAGGACTGCAGGATCCAGGTCGGGGGGGCGGACCAGCTCGGCAACATCGCGTCCGGACAAGAATTCATTCACAA GATGACTGGGCAGGACGTGTACGGACTCACCGTGCCGCTGGTAGCCAGCTTTGCAGGGGACAAGCTGGGGAAGACAGCGGGAAACGCACTGTGGCTGGACCGGGAGCGGACGTCACCCTTTGAGCTGTTCCAGTACTTCCTGAGGCAGCCCGACAGCTGTGTGGAAAG GTACCTGAGGCTGTTCACATTCCTCTCCTTGGAGGAGGTGGGTCATGTGATGGAGGAGCAGAAGCAGGACCCCGGCAAACGGTCTGCGCAGCGGCAGCTGGCGGAAGAGGTGACCAGACTCGTCCACGGCGAAGACGGTGTGGAAAGCGCCCGGAG GTGCACGGACGCCCTCTACCATGGCAGCCTGGAGGCGCTGCAGGAAATGAGTGATGTGGAGCTGCAGGAACTCTTTAGGGAGGTGCCTGTCTGCGAGTTGGTGCTGGAGCCGAGATTCACCGTGCTGGACGTCTGCAGGAAAGCGGGGGCTGTTCCCGACGGGCCCCGTGG GTCCCGGATGGTGAAGGAAGGGGCGGTGTGGCTGAACCACTGCCGGGTCGACTGTGCAGAGCAGCTGATCAGTCAGGACAACCATATCTTGGCCAACGGGCTGACCTTGCTTAGGGTGGGCAAGAGGAACTTCTACATCCTTAAATGGTTGACCTCGTAA
- the pparab gene encoding peroxisome proliferator-activated receptor alpha b isoform X2: MDAGGLAPVFASQRPFVIHDMDTLRLAERTLVAKLVGGVGGLQNKEAEVRIFHCCQCTSVETVTELTEFAKAVPGFSVLDLNDQVTLLKYGVYEAMFAMLASCMNKDGLLVAYGNGFITREFLKSLRRPFSDMMEPKFQFAMKFNALELDDSDLALFVATIICCGDRPGLVNVQYIERLQETLVQVLRSHLQTNHPDDAFLFPKLLQKLADLRQLVTEHAQLVQEIKKTEDTSLHPLLQEIYRDMY, translated from the exons ATGGACGCTGGAGGTCTTGCCCCTGTTTTTGCAAGTCAAAGG CCCTTCGTCATCCATGACATGGACACGCTACGCCTGGCAGAGCGCACCCTAGTGGCCAAGCTGGTGGGTGGTGTGGGCGGCCTGCAGAACAAGGAGGCAGAGGTACGCATCTTCCACTGCTGCCAGTGCACCTCCGTGGAGACAGTTACTGAGCTGACTGAGTTCGCCAAGGCCGTGCCGGGCTTTTCCGTCCTGGACCTCAACGACCAGGTGACACTGCTCAAGTATGGCGTCTACGAGGCCATGTTTGCCATGTTGGCCTCGTGCATGAACAAGGACGGGCTGTTGGTTGCCTACGGTAATGGCTTCATCACGCGCGAGTTCCTCAAAAGCTTGCGGCGGCCCTTCAGCGACATGATGGAGCCCAAATTCCAGTTTGCCATGAAGTTCAATGCCCTGGAGCTGGATGACAGTGACCTGGCACTCTTTGTCGCCACCATCATCTGCTGTGGAG aCCGCCCAGGTCTGGTGAATGTGCAGTACATCGAGCGACTTCAGGAGACCCTGGTTCAGGTGCTGCGCAGCCACCTGCAGACCAACCACCCCGATGACGCCTTTCTGTTCCCCAAGCTGCTGCAGAAGCTGGCCGACCTGCGGCAGCTGGTGACTGAGCATGCCCAGCTGGTGCAGGAGATCAAGAAGACAGAGGACACCTCGCTGCACCCTTTGCTGCAGGAGATCTACCGGGACATGTACTGA
- the pparab gene encoding peroxisome proliferator-activated receptor alpha b isoform X3, translated as MPFVIHDMDTLRLAERTLVAKLVGGVGGLQNKEAEVRIFHCCQCTSVETVTELTEFAKAVPGFSVLDLNDQVTLLKYGVYEAMFAMLASCMNKDGLLVAYGNGFITREFLKSLRRPFSDMMEPKFQFAMKFNALELDDSDLALFVATIICCGDRPGLVNVQYIERLQETLVQVLRSHLQTNHPDDAFLFPKLLQKLADLRQLVTEHAQLVQEIKKTEDTSLHPLLQEIYRDMY; from the exons CCCTTCGTCATCCATGACATGGACACGCTACGCCTGGCAGAGCGCACCCTAGTGGCCAAGCTGGTGGGTGGTGTGGGCGGCCTGCAGAACAAGGAGGCAGAGGTACGCATCTTCCACTGCTGCCAGTGCACCTCCGTGGAGACAGTTACTGAGCTGACTGAGTTCGCCAAGGCCGTGCCGGGCTTTTCCGTCCTGGACCTCAACGACCAGGTGACACTGCTCAAGTATGGCGTCTACGAGGCCATGTTTGCCATGTTGGCCTCGTGCATGAACAAGGACGGGCTGTTGGTTGCCTACGGTAATGGCTTCATCACGCGCGAGTTCCTCAAAAGCTTGCGGCGGCCCTTCAGCGACATGATGGAGCCCAAATTCCAGTTTGCCATGAAGTTCAATGCCCTGGAGCTGGATGACAGTGACCTGGCACTCTTTGTCGCCACCATCATCTGCTGTGGAG aCCGCCCAGGTCTGGTGAATGTGCAGTACATCGAGCGACTTCAGGAGACCCTGGTTCAGGTGCTGCGCAGCCACCTGCAGACCAACCACCCCGATGACGCCTTTCTGTTCCCCAAGCTGCTGCAGAAGCTGGCCGACCTGCGGCAGCTGGTGACTGAGCATGCCCAGCTGGTGCAGGAGATCAAGAAGACAGAGGACACCTCGCTGCACCCTTTGCTGCAGGAGATCTACCGGGACATGTACTGA